Proteins encoded within one genomic window of Oryza glaberrima chromosome 12, OglaRS2, whole genome shotgun sequence:
- the LOC127757455 gene encoding universal stress protein PHOS34-like isoform X1 has protein sequence MAEEAAASSAAVGEAAAAAGEGRMTMVVGVDESEHSYYALQWTLRHFFATAAGGQPPQYRLVVVNAKPTAASAVGLAGPGTRGAADVLPFVEADLKKSSMRVIEKARELCAQVSDALFEVLEGDARNVLCESVERHQAEMLVVGSHGYGAIKRAVLGSVSDYCSHHAHCTVMIVKKPKNKH, from the exons ATggcggaggaagcggcggcgtcgtcggcggcggtgggggaggcggcggcggcggcgggggaggggaggatgaCGATGGTGGTCGGGGTGGACGAGAGCGAGCACAGCTACTACGCGCTGCAGTGGACGCTGCGCCACttcttcgccaccgccgccggcggccagccgCCGCAGtaccgcctcgtcgtcgtcaacgccaagcccaccgccgcctccgccgtcggcctcgccggccCAGGTACGCGCG GCGCGGCGGATGTGCTGCCGTTCGTGGAGGCGGACCTGAAGAAGAGCTCCATGCGCGTCATCGAGAAGGCCAGGGAGCTCTGCGCCCAG GTGAGTGATGCTCTGTTTGAAGTGCTGGAAGGGGATGCCAGGAATGTTCTTTGTGAGTCGGTTGAGAGGCATCAGGCGGAGATGTTGGTTGTCGGAAGCCATGGCTATGGAGCAATTAAACG AGCTGTTCTTGGAAGCGTGAGTGACTACTGTTCTCATCATGCGCACTGCACTGTGATGATAGTAAAGAAGCCGAAGAACAAGCACTGA
- the LOC127757455 gene encoding universal stress protein PHOS34-like isoform X2: protein MAEEAAASSAAVGEAAAAAGEGRMTMVVGVDESEHSYYALQWTLRHFFATAAGGQPPQYRLVVVNAKPTAASAVGLAGPGAADVLPFVEADLKKSSMRVIEKARELCAQVSDALFEVLEGDARNVLCESVERHQAEMLVVGSHGYGAIKRAVLGSVSDYCSHHAHCTVMIVKKPKNKH from the exons ATggcggaggaagcggcggcgtcgtcggcggcggtgggggaggcggcggcggcggcgggggaggggaggatgaCGATGGTGGTCGGGGTGGACGAGAGCGAGCACAGCTACTACGCGCTGCAGTGGACGCTGCGCCACttcttcgccaccgccgccggcggccagccgCCGCAGtaccgcctcgtcgtcgtcaacgccaagcccaccgccgcctccgccgtcggcctcgccggccCAG GCGCGGCGGATGTGCTGCCGTTCGTGGAGGCGGACCTGAAGAAGAGCTCCATGCGCGTCATCGAGAAGGCCAGGGAGCTCTGCGCCCAG GTGAGTGATGCTCTGTTTGAAGTGCTGGAAGGGGATGCCAGGAATGTTCTTTGTGAGTCGGTTGAGAGGCATCAGGCGGAGATGTTGGTTGTCGGAAGCCATGGCTATGGAGCAATTAAACG AGCTGTTCTTGGAAGCGTGAGTGACTACTGTTCTCATCATGCGCACTGCACTGTGATGATAGTAAAGAAGCCGAAGAACAAGCACTGA
- the LOC127757456 gene encoding uncharacterized protein LOC127757456, which translates to MVKGGKPVMLVGIDDSDHSYYALEWTLKHFFAPGQPQQYHLILLTSKPPASAVIGIAGLGTAELLPTLDLKRGAARVIEKAKEMCSQVIDASYEVLEGDARNILCEAVERHHADMLVVGSHGYGAWKRAVLGSVSDYCSHHAHCTVMIVKRPKHNMHS; encoded by the exons ATGGTGAAGGGAGGAAAGCCGGTGATGTTGGTGGGGATCGACGATAGCGACCATAGCTACTACGCGCTCGAATGGACGCTCAAACACTTCTTCGCCCCGGGGCAGCCGCAACAGTACCACCTCATCTTGCTCACTTCTAAGCCCCCTGCATCCGCCGTCATCGGCATCGCCGGTCTAG GTACGGCGGAGCTGTTGCCGACTTTAGATCTGAAGCGCGGTGCCGCCAGAGTAATTGAGAAGGCAAAGGAGATGTGCTCCCAG GTGATTGATGCGAGCTATGAGGTGTTAGAGGGAGATGCGAGGAACATCCTCTGTGAGGCAGTTGAAAGGCATCATGCAGATATGCTGGTTGTGGGCAGCCATGGCTATGGGGCATGGAAAAG GGCTGTTCTTGGGAGCGTGAGCGACTACTGCAGCCATCACGCGCACTGCACCGTGATGATAGTGAAGAGGCCCAAGCATAACATGCATAGCTGA
- the LOC127758016 gene encoding pentatricopeptide repeat-containing protein At4g13650 produces the protein MTRRGAASLGWSLAGFLAQEDPAKVLSLFADKARQHGGLGPLDFACALRACRGNGRRWQVVPEIHAKAITRGLGKDRIVGNLLIDLYSKNGLVLPARRVFEELSARDNVSWVAMLSGYAQNGLGEEALWLYRQMHRAGVVPTPYVLSSVLSSCTKAELFAQGRSVHAQGYKQGFCSETFVGNALITLYLRCGSFRLAERVFYDMPHHDTVTFNTLISGHAQCAHGEHALEIFEEMQSSGLSPDCVTISSLLAACASLGDLQKGTQLHSYLFKAGMSSDYIMEGSLLDLYVKCGDVETALVIFNLGNRTNVVLWNLILVAFGQINDLAKSFELFCQMQTAGIRPNQFTYPCILRTCTCTGEIDLGEQIHSLSVKTGFESDMYVSGVLIDMYSKYGWLEKARRVLEMLKEKDVVSWTSMIAGYVQHEYCKDALAAFKEMQKCGIWPDNIGLASAISGCAGIKAMRQGLQIHARVYVSGYSGDVSIWNALVNLYARCGRIREAFSSFEEIEHKDEITWNGLVSGFAQSGLHEEALKVFMRMDQSGVKHNVFTFVSALSASANLAEIKQGKQIHARVIKTGHSFETEVGNALISLYGKCGSFEDAKMEFSEMSERNEVSWNTIITSCSQHGRGLEALDLFDQMKKEGIKPNDVTFIGVLAACSHVGLVEEGLSYFKSMSDKYGIRPRPDHYACVIDIFGRAGQLDRAKKFVEEMPIAADAMVWRTLLSACKVHKNIEVGELAAKHLLELEPHDSASYVLLSNAYAVTGKWANRDQVRKMMRDRGVRKEPGRSWIEVKNVVHAFFVGDRLHPLAEQIYNFLAVINDRVAKVGYKQEKYHLFHDKEQEGRDPTDLVHSEKLAVTFGLMSLPPCMPLRVIKNLRVCNDCHTWMTFTSDVMGRQIVLRDVYRFHHFNNGSCSCGDFW, from the coding sequence atgaCGCGCCGGGGAGCGGCCTCCCTCGGGTGGTCGCTCGCCGGGTTCCTGGCGCAGGAAGATCCAGCCAAGGTCCTCTCCCTATTTGCGGACAAGGCCAGGCAGCATGGGGGTCTTGGCCCCCTCGACTTCGCGTGCGCCCTGCGCGCGTGCAGAGGGAATGGCAGGCGCTGGCAGGTCGTTCCGGAGATACACGCGAAGGCTATCACGCGTGGTCTTGGGAAAGACAGGATCGTCGGCAACCTTCTGATTGACCTGTACTCCAAGAACGGGCTTGTTCTGCCTGCGAGGCGGGTGTTTGAGGAGCTTTCTGCCAGGGACAATGTCTCGTGGGTGGCAATGCTGTCAGGTTATGCACAGAATGGCCTTGGGGAGGAAGCTCTCTGGCTGTATCGCCAGATGCATCGAGCCGGGGTTGTTCCTACACCTTATGTTCTGTCTAGCGTCCTGAGCTCGTGCACTAAAGCGGAGCTCTTTGCGCAAGGACGATCTGTTCATGCCCAAGGTTACAAGCAAGGATTCTGCTCTGAAACTTTTGTAGGGAATGCGCTTATCACGCTGTACTTGCGGTGCGGATCATTCAGATTGGCAGAGAGGGTATTTTACGACATGCCACACCATGACACAGTAACGTTCAATACGTTGATCTCAGGACATGCTCAGTGTGCACATGGGGAGCATGCTTTAGAGATATTTGAGGAGATGCAGTCCTCAGGGTTAAGCCCTGATTGTGTGACCATTTCTAGTCTGCTTGCAGCTTGTGCGTCGCTTGGTGATCTTCAAAAGGGCACGCAACTCCATTCCTATCTGTTTAAAGCAGGCATGTCTTCGGATTACATAATGGAAGGTTCACTCCTTGACCTCTATGTGAAATGTGGTGATGTTGAAACTGCCCTTGTGATCTTCAATTTGGGTAATAGGACTAACGTAGTGCTCTGGAACCTGATACTTGTGGCATTTGGGCAGATCAATGATCTAGCAAAATCTTTTGAGCTATTCTGTCAAATGCAGACTGCAGGTATACGCCCTAACCAATTCACGTACCCATGCATTTTAAGGACTTGCACTTGCACTGGAGAAATTGACCTTGGAGAGCAGATCCATTCATTAAGTGTAAAAACTGGCTTCGAGTCTGATATGTATGTTAGTGGTGTATTGATAGATATGTATTCCAAATATGGGTGGCTTGAAAAGGCAAGACGTGTTCTTGAAATGCTTAAAGAGAAAGACGTGGTTTCCTGGACTTCCATGATTGCTGGATATGTGCAACATGAGTATTGTAAGGATGCTCTTGCAGCTTTTAAAGAGATGCAAAAATGTGGAATTTGGCCAGATAACATAGGATTAGCAAGTGCTATAAGTGGCTGCGCTGGAATCAAAGCAATGAGGCAAGGCTTGCAGATTCATGCTCGGGTTTATGTGTCTGGTTATTCAGGAGATGTTTCAATTTGGAACGCATTGGTAAACCTTTATGCACGATGCGGAAGAATCAGAGAAGCTTTCTCTTCATTCGAGGAAATTGAACATAAAGATGAGATAACATGGAACGGACTGGTATCTGGTTTTGCCCAAAGTGGCCTACATGAAGAAGCTCTCAAGGTATTTATGCGTATGGATCAATCAGGTGTCAAGCATAATGTGTTCACATTTGTATCAGCTCTTAGTGCTTCAGCTAACCTTGCAGAAATAAAACAAGGAAAACAAATACATGCCAGAGTTATTAAAACAGGTCATTCCTTCGAAACTGAAGTTGGAAATGCTCTGATTTCCTTGTACGGGAAGTGTGGTAGCTTTGAGGATGCCAAGATGGAATTTTCTGAAATGTCTGAGAGAAATGAGGTGTCATGGAATACTATTATCACAAGCTGTTCACAGCATGGACGTGGCTTGGAGgctttggatttatttgatcaAATGAAGAAAGAAGGTATTAAACCAAATGATGTTACATTCATAGGTGTTTTAGCTGCTTGCAGTCATGTGGGATTGGTGGAGGAAGGCCTTAGTTACTTCAAATCAATGTCGGATAAGTATGGAATTCGTCCAAGACCTGATCATTATGCTTGTGTTATCGATATCTTTGGACGAGCTGGGCAACTTGACCGTGCAAAGAAATTTGTTGAGGAAATGCCAATTGCTGCTGATGCTATGGTTTGGAGAACCCTTCTCAGCGCCTGTAAAGTACACAAGAACATAGAAGTTGGAGAGCTTGCAGCCAAACATCTACTGGAATTGGAGCCTCATGATTCTGCATCATATGTTCTTCTCTCAAATGCATATGCTGTTACCGGGAAGTGGGCCAATAGGGATCAGGTCAGAAAGATGATGAGAGACAGAGGAGTCAGAAAGGAACCAGGCCGGAGCTGGATTGAAGTAAAGAATGTGGTTCATGCATTCTTTGTTGGTGACAGATTACACCCCTTGGCTGAGCAGATATACAATTTTTTGGCTGTTATAAATGATAGGGTAGCCAAAGTAGGATACAAGCAAGAGAAATATCATCTCTTCCATGATAAAGAGCAAGAAGGGAGGGATCCTACTGATCTTGTGCACAGCGAGAAGTTAGCTGTGACTTTTGGGTTGATGAGTTTGCCTCCCTGTATGCCCCTTCGAGTAATTAAAAATCTTCGTGTATGTAACGATTGTCACACTTGGATGACATTTACTTCCGACGTCATGGGAAGACAAATTGTATTACGAGATGTCTACAGATTTCACCATTTTAACAACGGAAGCTGTTCATGCGGAGACTTCTGGTGA